In the Gossypium arboreum isolate Shixiya-1 chromosome 10, ASM2569848v2, whole genome shotgun sequence genome, one interval contains:
- the LOC108488272 gene encoding uncharacterized protein LOC108488272, translated as MVADALSRRVKLDLMAMLTRLTLLDDGSLLDELQVKLVQVKNGETSNFGINSDGVLCFRERMCIPKDEDLRQAILREAHSNLYAMHLGGNKMYQNLHELYWWPGIKCEVMEFVSKCLVCQKVKV; from the exons ATGGTGGCCGACGCGTTGAGTCGTAGGGTTAAGTTGGACTTGATGGCTATGCTCACCCGTTTAACcttgttggatgatggtagcttgttggatGAGCTTCAAGTAAAACTAGT ACAAGTAAAAAATGGGGAGACGTCAAactttgggataaatagtgatGGAGTGTTGTGTTTCCGTGAGAGAATGTGTATACCGAAGGATGAGGATCTAAGGCAGGCTATTCTACGGGAAGCACATAGCAATCTCTATGCTATGCATCTTGGTGGAAACAAGATGTATCAGAATTTGCatgagctttattggtggcctggaattAAGTGCGAGGTTATGGAGTTCGTAAgtaaatgcttggtttgtcaaaaggTCAAGGTgtaa
- the LOC108488271 gene encoding uncharacterized protein LOC108488271, protein MEGRPPPPFPQRFQKSIQDFEFKKFLDILKQLHINILLVEVLKQMPNYLKFMKYSLSKKKRLRDLETFALTERCTTMLRNKLPPKLKDLGSFTIPCSIGNHYVGKALCALDTSINLMPMSVFRKLEIRKARHTIVTLQLLDCSYVHPEGKIEDVLVGVDKFIFLVDFIILECEANKEVPIIFGRYFLAIRRTLIDVQKDKLTMIVNDQQITFNVFDDMKCVDIDEECRAVEIVDIIVQEEIAVCYHNNCNDDANLIELIEAEMIEELSELMDVKQIENGVRRSLESLNLVDRSFKPPRPSIEDHPLLELKPLPAHLKYAYLGDSNTLLIIIFVALTVDQEA, encoded by the coding sequence ATGGAAGGAAGGCCACCACCACCTTTTCCTCAACGTTTCCAAAAATCTATTCAAGATTTTGAATTCAAGAAATTCTTGGATATCCTGAAGCAACTACATATCAACATACTGCTAGTGGAAGTATTGAAACAAATGCCTAACTATCTGAAATTCATGAAATATAGCTTATCAAAAAAGAAAAGGTTGAGAGATTTAGAAACTTTTGCTCTCACTGAAAGATGCACAACAATGTTGAGAAACAAATTGCCACCAAAACTGaaggatctagggagttttactataCCTTGCTCTATTGGAAACCATTATGTAGGAAAAGCACTATGTGCTTTAGATACGAGTATAAATCTAATGCCTATGTCTGTTTTTAGAAAGTTGGAAATAAGGAAGGCAAGACATACAATTGTCACTTTGCAACTACTTGATTGTTCATATGTACATCCAGAAGGTAAAATAGAAGATGTGTTGGTAGGAGTtgacaaatttatttttctagTAGATTTTATTATTCTGGAATGTGAAGCTAATAAAGAGGTACCAATTATATTTGGGAGATATTTTCTAGCAATTCGCAGAACATTAATTGATGTTCAAAAAGATAAATTAACTATGATAGTTAATGATCAGCAGATAACTTTTAATGTTTTTGATGATATGAAGTGTGTAGATATAGATGAAGAATGCCGCGCTGTGGAGATAGTTGACATAATAGTTCAGGAAGAAATTGCAGTTTGTTATCACAATAACTGTAATGATGATGcaaatttaattgagttgattgaAGCAGAAATGATTGAAGAGCTTAGTGAATTGATGGATGTTAAGCAAATCGAGAATGGAGTGAGGAGAAGTTTGGAATCATTGAATTTAGTGGACCGATCTTTTAAACCTCCTCGACCATCCATAGAAGATCATCCTCTGTTGGAATTGAAGCCTTTGCCAGCACATCTGAAGTATGCTTATTTGGGAGACAGCAACACATtgctaataattatttttgtggcATTGACAGTAGATCAAGAAGCTTAA